Proteins from one Esox lucius isolate fEsoLuc1 chromosome 19, fEsoLuc1.pri, whole genome shotgun sequence genomic window:
- the gtf2h1 gene encoding general transcription factor IIH subunit 1 codes for MAALSEEVLLVVKRVRQRKQDGTLYLMAERIAWGPEGKDRFTVSHLYADIRCQKISPDGKAKIQLQLVLHTGESTNFHFSNESTALRDRDAAKDLLQQLLPKFKKRANKELEEKNRMLQEDPVLFQLYKDLVVSQVISAEEFWANRLSLNNVDHSASNNKQEVGISAAFLADIRPQTDGCNGLRYNLTSDIIESIFRTYPAVKQKYAENVPHNLTEKEFWTRFFQSHYFHRDRISTGLQDIFSECAKQDEKGLRSMVVQGVKNPLVDLLSLEDKTLDEGYGSNSMAPSTSSANKTVKENSNSAIIKRFNHHSAMVLAAGAGKKADAPNDQASETSSTDGNSRDSDFFQPPVKKVKIQEAIEYEDLHMENGKKTVALNLKKSDRYSHGPVPLLPQQYTTSQDIINSVNCIQQEIANYKPCLTQVMSSSTASSAIAALSPGGLLMQAGSQQAINQMVPSDVQGELKHLYTAAGELLRHFWSCFPVNTPFLEEKVVKMKSNLERFQMTKLRPFQEKIQRQYLSTNLTGHLEDMFQMAYNKFHAWQTRQMLRKT; via the exons ATGGCAGCGTTGTCAGAGGAGGTGCTGCTGGTTGTGAAGAGGGTCCGACAGAGGAAGCAGGATGGGACGCTCTACCTGATGGCTGAGAGGATAGCCTGGGGACCGGAAGGAAAAGACCGCTTCACTGTCAGCCACCTGTACGCAGACATACGCT GTCAGAAGATCAGCCCGGACGGCAAGGCCAAGATTCAGCTGCAGTTGGTCCTCCACACGGGGGAGAGCACCAACTTCCACTTCTCCAATGAGAGCACAGCCCTGAGGGACCGCGACGCAGCCAAGGACCTGCTGCAGCAGCTGCTGCCCAAGTTCAAGAAGAGGGCCAAcaaggagctggaggagaaaaACAG AATGTTACAAGAAGATCCGGTGCTGTTCCAGCTCTACAAGGATCTGGTGGTGAGTCAGGTGATCAGCGCTGAGGAATTCTGGGCCAATCGGCTGAGCCTGAACAATGTGGACCACTCTGCCTCCAACAACAAGCAGGAAGTCGGCATCTCTGCAGCCTTCCTG GCAGACATCCGGCCACAGACTGATGGCTGTAACGGCCTGAGGTACAACCTTACGTCTGACATCATAGAGTCAATCTTCAGGACATACCCTGCTG TGAAACAGAAGTATGCTGAGAACGTTCCTCACAACCTGACCGAGAAGGAGTTCTGGACGCGGTTCTTCCAGTCGCACTACTTCCACCGGGACCGAATCAGCACCGGCCTGCAGGACATCTTCTCGGAGTGCGCCAAGCAGGATGAGAAGG GCCTGAGGTCCATGGTGGTCCAAGGAGTGAAGAATCCTCTGGTGGACCTGTTGTCACTGGAGGACAAGACGTTAGACGAG GGCTATGGATCTAACTCCATGGCACCTTCCACGTCCAGCGCTAACAAGACGGTGAAGGAGAATAGTAACTCTGCCATCATCAAGAGGTTCAACCATCACAGTGCCATGGTCCTGGCCGCAGGAGCTGGCAAGAAGGC GGATGCGCCTAACGACCAGGCCAGTGAAACCAGCAGTACGGACGGAAACTCCAGGGACTCCGACTTCTTCCAGCCACCTGTTAAGAAG GTGAAAATACAAGAGGCCATAGAGTATGAAGACCTTCACATGGAGAACGGGAAGAAGACTGTTGCCCTGAACCTCAAAAAGTCAGATAG GTACTCTCATGGTCCAGTACCTCTCTTGCCCCAACAGTACACCACCAGTCAAGACATCATCAACTCAGTCAACTGTATCCAGCAGGAAATAGCCAACTACAAACCCTGCCTCACTCAG GTGATGTCCAGCAGTACAGCCAGTTCTGCCATCGCTGCCCTTTCCCCAGGAGGTCTACTCATGCAGGCAGGGTCGCAGCAGGCCATTAACC AGATGGTGCCCAGTGATGTTCAGGGGGAGCTGAAACATCTGTACACGGCTGCGGGAGAGCTGCTGAGACACTTCTGGTCCTGTTTTCCTGTTAACACACCCTTCCTGGAGGAGAAG GTGGTGAAGATGAAGTCCAACCTGGAGAGATTCCAGATGACCAAGCTCCGCCCTTTCCAGGAGAAGATCCAGCGACAGTACTTGAGCACTAAC CTCACGGGACACCTGGAGGACATGTTTCAGATGGCCTACAATAAATTCCACGCCTGGCAAACACGTCAGATGCTGAGGAAAACCTGA